From one Streptomyces sp. R41 genomic stretch:
- a CDS encoding cation acetate symporter — protein sequence MTALNGLTGFSSSAQAMSLVAFTTVATITLLLCVMTGPDRDDLDEFYTGYGSLSPMRNGLAIAGDYISAATVLGTGGVIALAGYDGVVLALSTALSLMLLMFLLAEPLRNAGRFTMGDALARRMPGRAVRITACAVTLVALLPLMLVQLAGTGDLLAFILGFSSDSLKTGCVIGLGALMISYAAIGGMKGTALIQILKIVMLLGSGAVVAVLILHRFDWNPGALLDAAGSNSGVGSAFLHSGLEFAGGPSPRLDMITSELTVVLGGACLPHITMRMYTAGSARQVRRSMSWAVPCVALFVLVISVIGFGATALIGRDVIAGADPQGNTAYLLGSRAAFGPDVSTAETLLFTTVTTAIFLTLLASVAGMILACANSLAHDVFAHGRFFRGRRHDDELSPRREMLLARLSALAVGAPAILLATLVQHRSLQPLVTLSFCLGASAIAPALVYSLFWRRYTRTGLLATLIGGTLTVLLLMPGTNLVSGSPISAFPDADFNWFPFTTTGLVSIPLGFAYGWLGTVASGRRKAEEQRRQYEAVEGWILAGAARRGS from the coding sequence ATGACGGCGTTGAACGGGTTGACCGGGTTCAGCAGCTCCGCGCAGGCCATGTCCCTGGTGGCGTTCACGACGGTGGCCACGATCACGCTGCTGCTGTGCGTGATGACCGGACCCGACCGTGACGACCTGGACGAGTTCTACACGGGGTACGGATCGCTGTCGCCGATGCGCAACGGCCTTGCCATCGCCGGGGACTACATCTCCGCGGCGACCGTACTCGGCACGGGCGGGGTCATCGCGCTGGCCGGCTACGACGGCGTCGTACTGGCCCTCAGCACGGCGCTGTCCCTCATGCTGCTGATGTTCCTGCTGGCCGAACCGCTGCGCAACGCGGGCCGGTTCACCATGGGCGACGCGCTCGCGCGCCGGATGCCGGGACGCGCGGTCCGCATCACCGCGTGCGCGGTGACGCTGGTAGCCCTACTACCGCTGATGCTGGTCCAACTTGCCGGTACGGGCGACCTGTTGGCGTTCATCCTCGGCTTCTCCAGCGACTCCCTCAAGACCGGCTGCGTCATCGGACTCGGCGCGCTGATGATCAGCTACGCGGCGATCGGCGGCATGAAGGGCACCGCCCTCATCCAGATCCTGAAGATCGTGATGCTGCTCGGGTCCGGGGCCGTCGTCGCCGTACTCATCCTGCACCGGTTCGACTGGAACCCGGGGGCGCTGCTCGACGCGGCCGGCAGCAACAGCGGCGTGGGCTCCGCGTTCCTCCACTCGGGCCTGGAGTTCGCGGGTGGCCCCAGCCCCCGCCTGGACATGATCACTTCGGAGCTGACCGTCGTCCTCGGCGGCGCCTGCCTCCCCCACATCACCATGCGGATGTACACGGCTGGCAGCGCCCGGCAGGTGCGTCGCTCGATGTCCTGGGCGGTGCCGTGCGTGGCCCTGTTCGTCCTCGTCATCAGCGTCATCGGCTTCGGCGCCACCGCGCTGATCGGGCGCGACGTGATCGCGGGCGCCGACCCGCAGGGCAACACCGCGTACCTCCTGGGCTCCAGGGCGGCCTTCGGCCCCGACGTCTCGACGGCGGAAACCCTCCTCTTCACCACCGTGACGACGGCGATCTTCCTGACTCTGCTCGCCTCGGTCGCCGGGATGATCCTGGCCTGCGCCAACTCCCTGGCCCACGACGTCTTCGCACACGGCCGCTTCTTCCGCGGCCGCCGCCACGACGACGAGCTGTCACCGCGCCGCGAAATGCTCCTGGCCCGCCTCTCCGCGCTCGCGGTCGGCGCGCCGGCCATCCTCCTGGCCACGCTCGTCCAACACCGCAGCCTGCAGCCCCTGGTCACCCTCTCCTTCTGCCTCGGCGCCTCCGCGATAGCGCCCGCCCTGGTCTACAGCCTCTTCTGGCGCCGCTACACCCGCACCGGGCTCCTCGCCACCCTCATCGGCGGCACCCTCACCGTCCTCCTCCTCATGCCCGGCACCAATCTCGTCTCCGGCTCCCCCATCTCCGCCTTCCCCGACGCCGACTTCAACTGGTTCCCCTTCACCACAACAGGCCTCGTCTCCATCCCCCTCGGCTTCGCCTACGGCTGGCTGGGCACGGTGGCCTCCGGCCGAAGGAAGGCGGAGGAACAGAGGAGGCAGTACGAGGCGGTCGAGGGGTGGATTCTGGCGGGGGCGGCGAGGAGGGGGAGCTAG